In the genome of Enterococcus sp. DIV2402, the window AGATTGTTTAAAAGTTCTAATCCTACGATAGCTGCCTCTACTTTTTTTACGTGAAAATAACTGGCCGAGGTTATAGATAATAAGAAAAGAAAGAGAACTATTTTGCGAATAAACAGCTGACGTTTGTGTTCTTTTTCCATCTATCATCCCTCCATTTTCAGTAAACTTTAGATACAAACAGACAATTACAGGGGGAAGATTCTTTGCATACTAATCTACTGTAATTGTCCATGACTCATATTAAATTTTCAGTCTACCATCTTCCTCTTCGTATTTTGTTTTTTTCTTTAAACACTTTTGCATCTGAAGGGATGCTTTCTGGCGAATCATCGGTATGAGTTTCCCAAGGATATAACCCATTTTCGTCTTTTTTAAAATTGTCTAGTGAATCATTTAGTTCTTCTTTTCGATTACGTTTAATACGTTTTCTTACTGATACAGCATAGAGTGCTAAAGCAAATAATGCAATCACTCGAATGACGCCATAAGATTCCATAATTATTCACTCCCAAAGGTTAAACTGCGATAGTTAACAAGTCCTGATAAAAAGTGTTCTGCATCGTCAATTCTCATTCTGAAACGGTCATGTCTAGCAAAAAATCCATATTCAATCTTATACGGTGCTTTGAAATACATCGCAAATTCAGGGAACATCGTACCAGTTACGATTTCATGATACGCACGATGACTCATCACATCAAAAATACGATTTTTTGCTGCTTCAAATTCTTCATCAGAAATAATTTCTTTACGTCGATCATATACCTCTAACTTCAACATCATTTTGGCAGCGGCAACTAATAACTCAAGCATCGTCGGATAAGCAGTATCACGACTTTCCATAAAATCAATTCGATTTAAGGCATTTTTCATCCCAAAGATATAATAGTCATCTTTTTGTTCATGTTTTAAAAATTCGTTAACTGCATAACTCAACCAATGATCATGATATTTTTCATAATTATTAGCAACAAAGTGCGTCATTAGTCGTTTACAAATGGCAAAAATTTCTTCATCTTTCATTAATTCATAGGCACGTAACATTGAGAACAGAGCTTCACCATCATAATAAATAATTCTAAACTTATCTTTAATTGCTAAATGGCCATCAAAGACATGTATCGTCTCATCATTTTCAGTAAGGAATCGTTTTTCGATCGTTCGTGTTAAAGTTTTCATTTTTTCAAAGAAACGTGTATCATTGGTAATTTGTGTATACTTTGCCGAAGCCAAGATGGCAACTGCTTGTGCCCCCAATTTATATTCAATGGTTTCTCCAATTTGATCTTTAATAAAATAATCGCCGTCGTTTTCTTCAGCTAGATTTTCAAATCCCCAAACTAAACCTTGCAGTGAATGTTCAATCATCTCTTGATTATCTAGAAACTCGCCAGCTTCTAACAATGCATATATTGAAGAGAAATGACGAATGGCATTGTAATTTCGAATATTACGATCGTAACACGGAAAATAACCATAGATAAATTCGCCAGCTTCATCCAATTGATCTAATAAATAATTGGAACCTTGATGAATGACTAAATCAAGCATCTCACGGAAGTTATCTTCTTCCACAATTCGAAATTGATTACCAAAACCATAGTCTTTTAATTCATAAAATTGATTTTCATCAATAAAAAAAGCTTTTGTTTTAAATAAATAAATATCTGACGTTAAGAAATAGTTCATTGTATGGTCTAGAACATTGTATTTTCTTTTAACGTAATTTTTATAATTAGCTGTGTCGAAATGGAGATTTGCTTTATTTTGACCAATTTTGTGATTTTTATCTGGAACTAATAAAGCATTTGCGGTAATTTCTTCTTTCAAAAAACTCCTCTTTTTAAAACCTTCAAGTCGAAGTCCAAACTCAACATAGTTATTCCGATTGATACTATTAATAATTTCTAATAATTCCTCATATGTAACTTTTGTTTCTTCAGTAATCAAGTCAATACGAGCATATTCAATATTTATTGATAAGGAGCGATAGAACGAAGCTAATTTGTCCCAACTTTGCTTCAATGTTCTGCCATAAAATTCCTTTACATGGCAACGGGAAGCACTTTTTCCATAGCTTAAAATAAAAATAGAGGTTTTTATTTCAGCATTCTTATATGTCTCAAAAGTTTCAAATAATTGGTTCAATGTTTGACTCTTAGATACTACGTTGTTCATGTCTTTCCCTCCTCAATTTCAAAACGATGAGGGAATTACTCCCTCATCGAATGTTCGCTCTTACTTGTTCTTACTTAGGATTTTTTTTACCTTTTCTAGATTTCCAAATACCAAATCCAGAGATGGCAGCTAATAAAGCACCGAAGATTGATGCAGTCGCACTCACTTCAACCCCTGTTTGAGGTAACCCAGGTTTGCCTGTAGATGGTTTATTTGTACCATTTCCGCCAGGTTTACCATGGTTATGATCGCCTTTTCCAGGTTTATCAGGTTTGCCACTATCTTTCTTACCTACAGTGACTTCTGTTGGATTGCTTTCAGCTTTTCCAGGTTCTTGAGATGTGACAAATAGTTTGTCGCCTTCACGTAAACCAGAAACAGCTACCAACCATTTACCATCAGCGCCAACAATTGCTTTACCAATCACTTTACCGTCTTTGTCACGGATAGTAATAGCCGCACCTGGTGTTCCTGTACCAGTGATTGTTTTATCCCCTTCTTTAACAGGGTTTACAGTTGGTTGAGATGTTTGGTTTTGCGCTTTTACTGTGGTAATAACTGTCTTACTTACTTTCTTACCATCAACTTGAGCAGTGATATATAATTTATCGCCAGCTTTTAGTCCGGTTACTGGAATAGCAAATTCACCATTTGCTCCTGCAACACCTTTAGCAATAATGTTTCCATTCTTATCACGAATAACAATTTCAGCGTTTGGAATAGCATCCCCGGTAACAAGGACATCGCCTTCAGTAATTTCATCTACATATGGCTCATCTGTGTCTCCATCACCATCGGCATCAGAGTCGCTATCTGAGTCTGAGTCGCTGTCTGAATCTGAGTCGCTATCTGAGTCGGAATCACTGTCTCCGTCGCTGTCGCTATCTCCATCAGAATCTCCGTCTGAATCTGAGTCGCTGTCTCCATCGCTATCTCCGTCTGAATCTGAGTCGCTATCTCCATCAGAGTCGCCATCGCTGTCTCCGTCGGCATCTGAGTCGCTATCTCCATCAGAATCTCCGTCTGAATCTGAGTCGCTGTCTCCATCGCTATCTCCGTCTGAATCTCCGTCACTATCTCCATCACTGTCGCTGTCTCCATCGGAATCACCATCTCCATCGCTGTCTGAATCTGAGTCACTATCTGAATCGGAATCGCTGTCTGAGTCTGAGTCACTATCTGAATCGGAATCGCTGTCTGAGTCTGAGTCACTATCTGAATCGGAATCGCTATCTGAGTCTGAGTCGCTGTCTGAATCTGAGTCACTATCTGAATCGGAATCGCTATCTGAATCGGAGTCGCTGTCTGAATCGGAATCGCTATCTGAGTCTGAGTCGCTGTCTGAATCGGAATCGCTATCTGAGTCTGAGTCGCTGTCTGAATCGGAATCGCTATCTGAGTCTGAGTCGCTGTCTGAATCGGAATCTCCATCTGAGTCGCCATCGCTGTCGCCATCAGAATCACCGTCTGAATCACCATCAGCATCGCCATCCGCGTCTCCATCCGCATCTCCGTCTGCGTCGCCATCGCCGTCTGCGTCGCCATCTGCGTCTCCATCTGCGTCGCCATCGGCATCTCCGTCCGCGTCGCCGTCAGCATCGCCGTCCGCATCACCATCACCATCGGCATCTCCGTCTGCATCTCCATCAGCATCGCCGTCCGCATCTCCATCGGCATCGCCATCGGCATCTCCGTCCGCGTCGCCATCCGCATCTCCGTCCGCATCACCATCTGCGTCGCCATCGGCATCGCCGTCCGCATCGCCATCTGCGTCTCCATCTGCGTCTCCATCTGCGTCTCCATCTGCGTCTCCGTCCGCATCGCCATCGGCATCGCCGTCCGCATCACCATCAGCATCGCCATCAGCATCGCCGTCTGCATCTCCATCGGCATCGCCATCAGCGTCTCCATCTGCGTCGCCATCGGCATCGCCGTCCGCATCGCCATCTGCGTCACCATCTGCGTCTCCGTCCGCATCACCATCCGCATCGCCATCAGCATCGCCGTCTGCGTCTCCATCAGCATCGCCATCAGCATCGCCATCAGCGTCACCGTCCGCATCTCCGTCTGCGTCGCCATCTGCGTCGCCATCGGCATCGCCGTCCGCATCGCCATCTGCGTCGCCATCAGCGTCACCGTCCGCATCGCCATCAGCATCACCATCCGCATCGCCATCAGCATCGCCGTCCGCGTCGCCATCAGCATCGCCGTCCGCATCTCCATCGGCATCGCCATCGGCATCTCCGTCCGCGTCGCCATCCGCATCTCCGTCCGCATCACCATCTGCGTCGCCATCGGCATCGCCGTCCGCATCGCCATCTGCGTCTCCATCTGCGTCTCCATCTGCGTCTCCATCTGCGTCTCCGTCCGCATCGCCATCGGCATCGCCGTCCGCATCACCATCAGCATCGCCATCAGCATCGCCGTCTGCATCTCCATCGGCATCGCCATCAGCGTCTCCATCTGCGTCGCCATCGGCATCGCCGTCCGCATCGCCATCTGCGTCACCATCTGCGTCTCCGTCCGCATCACCATCCGCATCGCCATCAGCATCGCCGTCTGCGTCTCCATCAGCATCGCCATCAGCATCGCCATCAGCGTCACCGTCCGCATCTCCGTCTGCGTCTCCATCTGCGTCGCCATCGGCATCGCCGTCCGCATCGCCATCTGCGTCGCCATCAGCGTCACCGTCCGCATCGCCATCAGCATCACCATCCGCATCGCCATCAGCATCGCCGTCCGCGTCGCCATCAGCATCGCCATCGGCATCGCCGTCTGCGTCTCCATCAGCATCACCATCCGCATCGCCATCAGCATCGCCGTCCGCATCGCCATCTGCGTCACCATCGGCATCGCCGTCCGCATCGCCATCTGCGTCACCATCCGCGTCACCGTCCGCATCGCCATCAGCATCACCATCAGCATCGCCGTCTGCGTCTCCATCAGCATCGCCATCAGCATCGCCGTCTGCGTCTCCATCAGCATCACCATCCGCATCGCCATCGGCATCGCCATCAGCGTCGCCATCGGCATCGCCGTCCGCATCACCATCAGCATCGCCATCAGCATCGCCGTCCGCATCGCCATCTGCGTCTCCGTCCGCATCGCCGTCCGCATCACCATCAGCATCGCCATCAGCATCGCCGTCTGCGTCTCCATCTGCGTCGCCGTCCGCATCGCCATCAGCGTCACCGTCCGCATCGCCGTCCGCATCACCATCAGCATCGCCATCGGCATCGCCGTCTGCGTCTCCATCGGCATCGCCGTCTGCGTCTCCATCGGCATCGCCGTCCGCATCACCATCCGCATCGCCATCAGCGTCTCCATCGGCATCGCCGTCTGCGTCTCCATCAGCGTCTCCATCAGCATCGCCGTCCGCATCGCCATCAGCGTCACCGTCCGCATCGCCGTCCGCATCACCATCAGCATCGCCGTCTGCGTCTCCATCGGCATCGCCGTCCGCATCGCCATCAGCGTCACCGTCCGCATCGCCGTCCGCATCGCCATCGGCATCGCCGTCTGCGTCTCCATCAGCGTCTCCATCAGCATCGCCGTCCGCATCGCCATCAGCGTCACCGTCCGCATCACCATCCGCATCGCCATCAGCATCGCCGTCTGCGTCTCCATCTGCGTCGCCATCGGCATCGCCGTCCGCATCGCCATCAGCGTCACCGTCCGCATCACCGTCCGCATCGCCATCAGCATCACCATCGGCATCGCCGTCCGCGTCACCATCCGCGTCGCCATCGGCATCGCCATCAGCGTCACCGTCCGCATCACCATCCGCATCGCCATCAGCGTCTCCATCTGTTTCATCATCTTCTGGAACAATAATGTCTGCGTTAGGGCTGATGTAATCTACACCATCACGATTAACAGTTGAGTTAACAGTCAATTCTTCATTTTCTACAACTGCACCTACAGGAATTGTAATAGAAAAATTACCATCGCCATCTGTAGGTCCACTTCCTACTACATTTCCATCTGCATCTTTGATTTCAACTGTAACATTTGGATCTGCCGTACCGGTTACTGTATAACCATTTACTGAATCACCAGTAATTGTTGGTACCGGTGTTACTAAAGTTGGAATTTCAGCAGGTGTTGGATCACTTTCATTTCCTTCAACGATAGCGACCACATTCACTGGTTGTCCTGGATAAACATCTTCACCATTGATTGGAATTGTATAATTACCATCACCATCAGCTACACCACTAGCAATTACATTTCCATCTGCATCACGAACTTCTATTTCTGCATCAGGATCAGCTGTTCCGCTCACTGTATAGCCTGCTGTGTTTCCTGTTACAGTAGCAGTTGGTGCTGTAACATCTATAGCAGCTGCTTCAAAATAAATGGTATTGGCATCACTAGAATTATTTAAAATATTAATATCAATTGTGTTTCCTTCAATAACTGCACCATTAAAATTAAATGCACCATCATTTGGAACGCCTACTGGATCTACTGTATCTGTATTAAGTGCAACTGGAATAGTCGCATCCATTCCACCTAATACCGCAGCATCTGCTAATTGATTAACCAATTCTCCTGCATTATTTATAACTGGATTTAATAGAAGATTTACTGCTGCATTCAGAGTAGTTTTGATCGGGTTAAGAATTAAGTTAGCTGCTGCTACTACTGGTGTGGCTATTCCTTGCTGAATAATATTGGCATTAGGATCTACTGTAATGCTTAAACTATTGATAGCATCATTCAGATCGTTCAAAATGTCTGTAACATTTTGAGCTAAAATTAATCCTAAACCGTCATTCACATCCACATATAAATGAGTACCGTCTGGTGATAACATAACATCTGAAGCAAATGTTGCTGTATCAAGTGCAATTAAATCATCTAATAACTCTTGAATTACAACGCCAGTAGTAGAAACATTAGAAATAATGCCAGCAGTGCCAGTAATAGTATCCACTATCTGACCAACTCCTGTTACTAAGCCACCCACAGCAGTTGTAAGAGCGCTTAAACCACCTGAAAGTAAAGGTACATTATTTAAATCTAAGCTAAAACTTGAATTAATTTGAGCTTGGCCATTAGTTGCTATACTTCCTTGCAAGCCTTCTGGAATTGAAATAACAATGCGTTTATTATTATCTGAAATAAGAGAAGCATCAATAGGACTTGTCCCAGATACAAAAATATTAAAATTTTCTACCCCAGTTCCAACTCTATAAGCAGTCCCATTATCATACAATCCATTTAGAATAGTTCCACTATCATTACTTGTAGTTACATTTTGTAATATAGAAGCATCAACTAAAGCTGCTTCTACAGTACTAGGTGCCCATAACAATGTTGCTGGTGCCACTACAGTTCCAGTTAATAACAACCCTGTTACTGCTGCATTGGCTAAAATACTATTTCTTTTGGAGACGCGTTTTCTTTGCTTCGCGTTCATAATCTTTTTATAGTCGTTCTTCTTCATTACTTATCCTCCTTACAAAAAGGCTTGCATCCTTTGCTTGTGAACATGAGTAACCAACCAACAAATCTCAACTCGGGAATACTTTGAATGTCCCTCCTTCTTTTTTCCCTAAACTAACCAACGATTATATATATATTATTCAATCTAATATTAAAAAAATATTAGATGCGAATACCAAATAAAGTAGATTTTTTGAACATTTGATAAGATAACTATCGACCTCAATTAAGCACATCAAGGTATAGCTTCTTGCTTAACACTGTACTGTTTTAATTGTTCAGCAACTGTATAAAATTTACTGAGTGACGATCCTTTAATAAATATGAAAGAATCATCTTCTATATATTTTTCAACTTCTTTAGCAATTAATTCTTTTTCTTCAAACCATTGGATTTCTGGAAGTTCGTTTGCCAGTTGTTGAAATGCCTTACCACATAAAAATATTTGGTCAGCTGGACTATCTTGTATCATTTCTTTTAATTTATAGTGCTCTTGGAAGCTGATTTCTCCTAAATCTGCGACTTCCCCCAGTACTAATAAACTATTTCCCGTATAAAATTTTCGTTTTTCTTTAAATGTTTGCAAACCATTTTTTAAAGCAAGAATGGAACTATTATGTGTGTCATCAATTAAAGTAACTTTCATATCCTCATTTTCAATCACACATTTCTCCAAATTCCTCGGCAAATTATGATACTCTTGAAAACAATGAATATAATCATTTACGGCATAACCTAAAGCATCGATTGCTAGTAAGCTAGCCATAATATTTTGGATTCTTCCTAAATTATCCGCAACTACTTTAAATGTATAGAGGTGACGATTTAATGACACTGTTATTTCGGAATCATCTCGTGTAATAATCCTTTCTACTAAACAACAATCCGCAGTAGAATCTGTTAAACTATATGTTTTAATCTGCAAATTTTGACTATTTGCTTCACGGAGTATTTTCCATAAATATTTTTCTTCAATATCACCATTAATAATTGCCGTAGCTCCATTTTTTGTATGTCTAAACAGTTCCGTCTTACAGGATAGATTTCTTTCTACACCATATTTTGCATGGGCATTTCCATATGATGTCATAATTGCAACATCACTACGATAACGATACGTCTCATTCCCATACCCTAATCGATTCATACATCCAACAGAAGCTTCAATTAATGCTATGGTAGGATTAGTAATTAGACTCAATGCAATATCTAAATTAGGAAGATGTAAGCTTGAATTTCCTGTATTACTAGTTGGCTTTTCTTTTTCTAACAATTGCTCTAAAAGCATTCGCACAGAAGATTTCCCTGCACTACCAGTAATAGTAACCATTTTTCCAGAAGCATTTTCTGTCATGCAATCTGCTAATAATGACGCTGTTTGTAACCCATTCTCTACAATATATTGCGGGATACTGTCTTTATACTGTTCGATTGGCGTATCTGTAATAATTAATCCTATTTTATGAATGGCATTACTATTTAGTAACTGTTCATTTCTATGCAGTGGGTTCCAGTTAGGTAAATAAATCATATTTTTTAAATCTTCTTTACTTAAAGAAACATATACGGCATTTTCACACTGCGTTTCTTCTATTACTTTTGGATCAATACTCATAAAATCAAAATTAAAATCGGGGATAATGTCTGATTGTAAAAAATACCCCTTCAGATTTTGGTCAAACCACTCTAACCATTTACTGTTTTCATTAGCTGTCTGCGTTTTCCTTTTAAAAGCATCTATTTCATAGTACAGGTGACCTGCTTCATCTTTTTTTGCACTAGTTAGTAACTTATTCGAATTAAGCGTTTCTATATCTTGAATAACTGTTTGTCTATCTTTTTCATTAATAAAATAAGGTTGCCAAAATGTATCAAGATTAAAATTCCAAAAAGGATAGATTTGTATTTTATTCTTTTGGATATTCCATTTTAAGAAATAACCATATGGGAAATTTTCTGGTTTAGTGAATTCTAGACCATTATTGTTAAAAATCCCGTTACCTATGCTATAAAATACCCGTGTTCCATCAATTTCTTCTACTTCTTGAATTTTATGGGGACCACTACCAATAATTAAGTCCGCACCTTTTTCAACTAAAATTTTTGCTAACTGTCGTTGTGATACTAATACATTTTTGAAATCTACACCCCAATGTGCAAAAACAACC includes:
- a CDS encoding CapA family protein; this encodes MECWENHTYEATALTFSDTKLFNERPTGNRLSPWGVNHLLLYLLILTDLQDKKLSPDQVVTFSRGAMVEKDALRSTHGVRGEERLLIDVLNQAISLNAPDCIRALCQLYGSEKEARKKINQLAIKLNISKKSQISLTGRQANRQKTNLFDYYKVGLAYLKLARSTFSYIKNRIHIIQGKKYQPQSFMDLKGDAIASIFWGDQQSNALIFREVAGQLVCSLVINSQNYIQTVELALLTSLVSDEKIEEIELENPIINILADTYFGEFYTKKRKLKNQADALQKYGYAHSFEKLSKKMKKEDFNIVTYEGVLIKPNEPCYNERKVFYLGGDKEKTIKELKNRFVKMINLGNNHAKDYGEEALLDTIDSLKAAEISTIGSGENLSDAIKPVIVTYGNQKLAFFSGYWHRNGRDLDFDFYATNRSGVTTLDGILLEEIKQFKNRNPQTQVVVFAHWGVDFKNVLVSQRQLAKILVEKGADLIIGSGPHKIQEVEEIDGTRVFYSIGNGIFNNNGLEFTKPENFPYGYFLKWNIQKNKIQIYPFWNFNLDTFWQPYFINEKDRQTVIQDIETLNSNKLLTSAKKDEAGHLYYEIDAFKRKTQTANENSKWLEWFDQNLKGYFLQSDIIPDFNFDFMSIDPKVIEETQCENAVYVSLSKEDLKNMIYLPNWNPLHRNEQLLNSNAIHKIGLIITDTPIEQYKDSIPQYIVENGLQTASLLADCMTENASGKMVTITGSAGKSSVRMLLEQLLEKEKPTSNTGNSSLHLPNLDIALSLITNPTIALIEASVGCMNRLGYGNETYRYRSDVAIMTSYGNAHAKYGVERNLSCKTELFRHTKNGATAIINGDIEEKYLWKILREANSQNLQIKTYSLTDSTADCCLVERIITRDDSEITVSLNRHLYTFKVVADNLGRIQNIMASLLAIDALGYAVNDYIHCFQEYHNLPRNLEKCVIENEDMKVTLIDDTHNSSILALKNGLQTFKEKRKFYTGNSLLVLGEVADLGEISFQEHYKLKEMIQDSPADQIFLCGKAFQQLANELPEIQWFEEKELIAKEVEKYIEDDSFIFIKGSSLSKFYTVAEQLKQYSVKQEAIP
- a CDS encoding adhesive domain-containing protein, whose protein sequence is MKKNDYKKIMNAKQRKRVSKRNSILANAAVTGLLLTGTVVAPATLLWAPSTVEAALVDASILQNVTTSNDSGTILNGLYDNGTAYRVGTGVENFNIFVSGTSPIDASLISDNNKRIVISIPEGLQGSIATNGQAQINSSFSLDLNNVPLLSGGLSALTTAVGGLVTGVGQIVDTITGTAGIISNVSTTGVVIQELLDDLIALDTATFASDVMLSPDGTHLYVDVNDGLGLILAQNVTDILNDLNDAINSLSITVDPNANIIQQGIATPVVAAANLILNPIKTTLNAAVNLLLNPVINNAGELVNQLADAAVLGGMDATIPVALNTDTVDPVGVPNDGAFNFNGAVIEGNTIDINILNNSSDANTIYFEAAAIDVTAPTATVTGNTAGYTVSGTADPDAEIEVRDADGNVIASGVADGDGNYTIPINGEDVYPGQPVNVVAIVEGNESDPTPAEIPTLVTPVPTITGDSVNGYTVTGTADPNVTVEIKDADGNVVGSGPTDGDGNFSITIPVGAVVENEELTVNSTVNRDGVDYISPNADIIVPEDDETDGDADGDADGDADGDADGDADGDADGDADGDADGDADGDADGDADGDADGDADGDADGDADGDADGDADGDADGDADGDADGDADGDADGDADGDADGDADGDADGDADGDADGDADGDADGDADGDADGDADGDADGDADGDADGDADGDADGDADGDADGDADGDADGDADGDADGDADGDADGDADGDADGDADGDADGDADGDADGDADGDADGDADGDADGDADGDADGDADGDADGDADGDADGDADGDADGDADGDADGDADGDADGDADGDADGDADGDADGDADGDADGDADGDADGDADGDADGDADGDADGDADGDADGDADGDADGDADGDADGDADGDADGDADGDADGDADGDADGDADGDADGDADGDADGDADGDADGDADGDADGDADGDADGDADGDADGDADGDADGDADGDADGDADGDADGDADGDADGDADGDADGDADGDADGDADGDADGDADGDADGDADGDADGDADGDADGDADGDADGDADGDADGDADGDADGDADGDADGDADGDADGDADGDADGDADGDADGDADGDADGDADGDADGDADGDADGDADGDADGDADGDADGDADGDADGDADGDADGDADGDADGDADGDADGDADGDADGDADGDADGDADGDADGDADGDADGDADGDADGDADGDADGDADGDADGDADGDADGDADGDADGDADGDADGDADGDADGDADGDADGDADGDADGDGDADGDADGDADGDADGDADGDADGDADGDGDADGDADGDADGDADGDSDGDSDGDSDGDSDGDSDSDSDSDSDSDSDSDSDSDSDSDSDSDSDSDSDSDSDSDSDSDSDSDSDSDSDSDSDSDSDSDSDSDSDSDSDSDSDSDSDSDSDSDSDSDSDSDSDSDSDGDGDSDGDSDSDGDSDGDSDGDSDGDSDSDSDGDSDGDSDSDADGDSDGDSDGDSDSDSDGDSDGDSDSDSDGDSDGDSDSDGDSDSDSDSDSDSDSDSDSDSDSDADGDGDTDEPYVDEITEGDVLVTGDAIPNAEIVIRDKNGNIIAKGVAGANGEFAIPVTGLKAGDKLYITAQVDGKKVSKTVITTVKAQNQTSQPTVNPVKEGDKTITGTGTPGAAITIRDKDGKVIGKAIVGADGKWLVAVSGLREGDKLFVTSQEPGKAESNPTEVTVGKKDSGKPDKPGKGDHNHGKPGGNGTNKPSTGKPGLPQTGVEVSATASIFGALLAAISGFGIWKSRKGKKNPK